In the genome of Chelonia mydas isolate rCheMyd1 chromosome 26, rCheMyd1.pri.v2, whole genome shotgun sequence, one region contains:
- the C26H2orf68 gene encoding UPF0561 protein C2orf68 homolog isoform X3, which produces MRTASGMPLSSQAKRVDAYPPLPSADPIRGATGEQGLTNQWHLQAGLSRLPAPPAPYPAAAPGLTLLPIRDDYDREVKQAKEKVKKRHTPTPPRPRKPDQRVYHPCRRSRVDPACGLEYEGSSESSSSTEPDPRSTELFCLEYEADSGEVTSVIVHQDDSPEEVTEKVCAQSPLEPPLHEALRQRVQEELRKRRAKR; this is translated from the exons ATGCGAACAGCAAGTGGGATGCCTCTCTCCAGCCAGGCAAAAAGGGTAGATGCctatcccccactcccctctgcaGACCCTATAAGGGGGGCCACTGGAGAACAGG GCTTGACGAATCAATGGCATCTCCAGGCAGGCctgtcccggctcccagccccgccagcCCCATACCCAGCCGCAGCTCCAGGCCTCACTCTCCTCCCCATCAGGGACGACTACGACCGGGAGGTGAAGCAGGCCAAGGAGAAGGTGAAGAAGAGGCACACGCCAACCCCGCCCCGGCCCAGGAAACCTGACCAGCGGGTGTACCACCCCTGCCGGAGAA GTCGAGTGGACCCAGCCTGTGGCCTGGAGTATGAGGGGTCTAGCGAGAGCAGCTCCAGCACCGAGCCAGATCCCCgcagcacagagctcttctgcctCGAGTATGAGGCCGACAGCGGCGAGGTCACCTCGGTCATTGTACACCAG GATGACAGCCCCGAGGAGGTGACGGAGAAGGTCTGTGCCCAGAGCCCGCTGGAGCCGCCCCTGCATGAGGCCCTGAGGCAGCGGGTGCAGGAGGAGCTGCGGAAGCGGCGAGCGAAGCGCTGA
- the USP39 gene encoding U4/U6.U5 tri-snRNP-associated protein 2 isoform X2 — MRMRLLLHMRVGEGKGAGGLRARVRSSGWTRPGMSGRVKREREARAPPRSSGRVKREPAASRGSSRGKREAEPERVRVKREPEDGPPRAKREREAEEEPEPEPEPTVRYGRFDPEDRRSRHCPYLDTINRSVLDFDFEKLCSISLSHINVYACLVCGKYFQGRGLKSHAYIHSVQFSHHVFLNLHTLKFYCLPDNYEIIDSSLEDITYVLKPTFTKQQIANLDKQAKLSRAYDGTTYLPGIVGLNNIKANDYANAVLQALSNVPPLRNYFLEEENYRNIKRPPGDIMFLLVQRFGELMRKLWNPRNFKAHVSPHEMLQAVVLCSKKTFQITKQGDGVDFLSWFLNALHSALGGTKKKKKTIVTDVFQGSMRIFTKKLPHPDLPAEEKEQLLQNDEYQETMVESTFMYLTLDLPTAPLYKDEKEQLIIPQVPLFNILAKFNGITEKEYKTYKENFLKRFQLTKLPPYLIFCIKRFTKNNFFVEKNPTIVNFPITNVDLREYLSEEVQAVHKNTTYDLIANIVHDGKPTEGSYRIHVLHHGTGKWYELQDLQVTDILPQMITLSEAYIQIWKRRDEDETNQQGA; from the exons ATGCGCATGCGTCTGTTGCTGCACATGCGTGTGGGGGAGGGCAAAGGCGCCGGGGGCCTGCGGGCGCGCGTGCGCAGTAGCGGTTGGACGCGGCCCGGGATGTCCGGCCGGGTGAAGCGGGAGCGGGAGGCCCGGGCGCCCCCGCGGAGCTCGGGCCGGGTGAAGCGGGAGCCGGCGGCGTCGCGCGGCTCCTCCCGAGGGAAGCGCGAGGCGGAGCCCGAGCGGGTCCGGGTGAAGCGCGAGCCCGAGGACGGGCCGCCCCGGGCCAAGCGGGAGCGCGAGGCCGAggaggagccggagccggagccggagccgacAG TGAGATATGGCCGATTTGACCCCGAGGACCGGCGCAGCAGACACTGCCCATACCTGGACACTATTAACAG GAGTGTTCTGGACTTTGACTTTGAGAAGCTGTGCTCCATCTCACTCTCGCATATAAATGTCTATGCTTGCCTGGTGTGTGGGAAATACTTCCAGG GCCGTGGGTTGAAGTCTCATGCTTACATTCACAGCGTACAGTTCAGCCATCACGTCTTTCTGAACCTCCACACGCTCAAGTTCTACTGTCTGCCAGACAACTACGAGATCATTGACTCCTCGCTGGAGGACATCACT TATGTGTTGAAGCCCACTTTCACCAAGCAGCAAATTGCCAATTTGGACAAACAAGCCAAACTTTCGCGGGCATATGATGGCACCACTTACCTGCCTGGCATTGTGGGGCTGAACAACATCAAGGCCAATGACTATGCCAATGCAGTACTCCAG GCCCTGTCTAACGTCCCACCTCTGCGGAACTACTTCCTGGAGGAGGAGAACTACAGGAACATCAAGCGCCCACCAGGGGACATCATGTTCCTGCTCGTCCAGAGGTTTGGAGAGCTGATGAGGAAGCTGTGGAACCCCCGAAATTTCAAGGCTCACGTCTCTCCCCATGAAATGCTGCAGGCCGTGGTCCTGTGCAGTAAGAAGACCTTCCAGATTACCAAGCAAG GTGATGGCGTTGACTTCCTCTCCTGGTTTCTAAATGCCTTGCACTCTGCTCTTGGTgggacaaagaagaagaaaaaga CCATTGTGACCGACGTGTTCCAAGGCTCCATGCGGATCTTTACCAAAAAGCTTCCGCACCCTGACCTG CcagcagaggagaaggagcagctgctgcaaaatgACGAGTACCAGGAGACAATGGTGGAATCCACCTTCATGTACCTGACCCTCGACCTCCCCACCGCTCCGCTGTACAAGGACGAGAAGGAGCAGCTGATCATCCCCCAGGTGCCGCTCTTCAACATCCTGGCCAAGTTCAACGGCATCACTGAGAAG GAGTATAAAACCTACAAGGAGAATTTCCTCAAGCGTTTCCAGCTGACCAAGCTGCCTCCCTACCTCATCTTCTGCATCAAGAGGTTCACCAAGAACAACTTCTTTGTGGAGAAGAACCCCACTATCGTCAACTTCCCCATCAC GAACGTGGATCTCCGGGAGTACCTGTCCGAGGAGGTGCAGGCCGTGCACAAGAACACCACCTATGACCTTATCGCCAACATCGTGCATGATGGGAAACCCACCGAGGGCTCCTACAGAATTCACGTGCTGCATCAC GGCACGGGCAAGTGGTATGAGCTGCAGGACTTACAGGTGACCGATATCCTGCCCCAGATGATAACGCTCTCAGAGGCCTATATCCAG
- the C26H2orf68 gene encoding UPF0561 protein C2orf68 homolog isoform X1, giving the protein MGHTRDGEEGERSPLRGCRGRPRGIVGETRGLVPGRGAGGWVRLPRLPALGRAGPGAGLRARRRRSPALGEAGADGRGAGGGAGPGLGRLPAGGAARHEPRLRAAHPAEPDRQAGLSRLPAPPAPYPAAAPGLTLLPIRDDYDREVKQAKEKVKKRHTPTPPRPRKPDQRVYHPCRRSRVDPACGLEYEGSSESSSSTEPDPRSTELFCLEYEADSGEVTSVIVHQDDSPEEVTEKVCAQSPLEPPLHEALRQRVQEELRKRRAKR; this is encoded by the exons ATGGGGCACACGCGGGATGGAGAGGAGGGTGAACGGTCTCCGCTccgggggtgcagggggcgccCCCGGGGGATTGTGGGGGAGACGCGGGGGCtggtcccggggcggggggccgggggctgggtcCGTCTCCCGCGGCTGCCCGCGCTCGgccgggcggggccgggggcgggtcTCAGGGCCCGGCGCCGCCGCTCTCCGGCGCTGGGCGAGGCGGGGGCCGATGGACGCGGGGCCGGAGGCGGAGCGGGGCCCGGCCTGGGGCGGCTGCCGGCCGGGGGGGCGGCTCGACATGAGCCACGGCTTCGTGCGGCACATCCGGCGGAACCAGATCGCCAG GCAGGCctgtcccggctcccagccccgccagcCCCATACCCAGCCGCAGCTCCAGGCCTCACTCTCCTCCCCATCAGGGACGACTACGACCGGGAGGTGAAGCAGGCCAAGGAGAAGGTGAAGAAGAGGCACACGCCAACCCCGCCCCGGCCCAGGAAACCTGACCAGCGGGTGTACCACCCCTGCCGGAGAA GTCGAGTGGACCCAGCCTGTGGCCTGGAGTATGAGGGGTCTAGCGAGAGCAGCTCCAGCACCGAGCCAGATCCCCgcagcacagagctcttctgcctCGAGTATGAGGCCGACAGCGGCGAGGTCACCTCGGTCATTGTACACCAG GATGACAGCCCCGAGGAGGTGACGGAGAAGGTCTGTGCCCAGAGCCCGCTGGAGCCGCCCCTGCATGAGGCCCTGAGGCAGCGGGTGCAGGAGGAGCTGCGGAAGCGGCGAGCGAAGCGCTGA
- the C26H2orf68 gene encoding UPF0561 protein C2orf68 homolog isoform X2, with amino-acid sequence MDAGPEAERGPAWGGCRPGGRLDMSHGFVRHIRRNQIARDDYDREVKQAKEKVKKRHTPTPPRPRKPDQRVYHPCRRSRVDPACGLEYEGSSESSSSTEPDPRSTELFCLEYEADSGEVTSVIVHQDDSPEEVTEKVCAQSPLEPPLHEALRQRVQEELRKRRAKR; translated from the exons ATGGACGCGGGGCCGGAGGCGGAGCGGGGCCCGGCCTGGGGCGGCTGCCGGCCGGGGGGGCGGCTCGACATGAGCCACGGCTTCGTGCGGCACATCCGGCGGAACCAGATCGCCAG GGACGACTACGACCGGGAGGTGAAGCAGGCCAAGGAGAAGGTGAAGAAGAGGCACACGCCAACCCCGCCCCGGCCCAGGAAACCTGACCAGCGGGTGTACCACCCCTGCCGGAGAA GTCGAGTGGACCCAGCCTGTGGCCTGGAGTATGAGGGGTCTAGCGAGAGCAGCTCCAGCACCGAGCCAGATCCCCgcagcacagagctcttctgcctCGAGTATGAGGCCGACAGCGGCGAGGTCACCTCGGTCATTGTACACCAG GATGACAGCCCCGAGGAGGTGACGGAGAAGGTCTGTGCCCAGAGCCCGCTGGAGCCGCCCCTGCATGAGGCCCTGAGGCAGCGGGTGCAGGAGGAGCTGCGGAAGCGGCGAGCGAAGCGCTGA
- the USP39 gene encoding U4/U6.U5 tri-snRNP-associated protein 2 isoform X1, with protein sequence MRMRLLLHMRVGEGKGAGGLRARVRSSGWTRPGMSGRVKREREARAPPRSSGRVKREPAASRGSSRGKREAEPERVRVKREPEDGPPRAKREREAEEEPEPEPEPTVRYGRFDPEDRRSRHCPYLDTINRSVLDFDFEKLCSISLSHINVYACLVCGKYFQGRGLKSHAYIHSVQFSHHVFLNLHTLKFYCLPDNYEIIDSSLEDITYVLKPTFTKQQIANLDKQAKLSRAYDGTTYLPGIVGLNNIKANDYANAVLQALSNVPPLRNYFLEEENYRNIKRPPGDIMFLLVQRFGELMRKLWNPRNFKAHVSPHEMLQAVVLCSKKTFQITKQGDGVDFLSWFLNALHSALGGTKKKKKTIVTDVFQGSMRIFTKKLPHPDLPAEEKEQLLQNDEYQETMVESTFMYLTLDLPTAPLYKDEKEQLIIPQVPLFNILAKFNGITEKEYKTYKENFLKRFQLTKLPPYLIFCIKRFTKNNFFVEKNPTIVNFPITNVDLREYLSEEVQAVHKNTTYDLIANIVHDGKPTEGSYRIHVLHHVRDQRGGVQGLLDTVGAGVACTAPLVPASPVACSVPLGCDCSSLWGI encoded by the exons ATGCGCATGCGTCTGTTGCTGCACATGCGTGTGGGGGAGGGCAAAGGCGCCGGGGGCCTGCGGGCGCGCGTGCGCAGTAGCGGTTGGACGCGGCCCGGGATGTCCGGCCGGGTGAAGCGGGAGCGGGAGGCCCGGGCGCCCCCGCGGAGCTCGGGCCGGGTGAAGCGGGAGCCGGCGGCGTCGCGCGGCTCCTCCCGAGGGAAGCGCGAGGCGGAGCCCGAGCGGGTCCGGGTGAAGCGCGAGCCCGAGGACGGGCCGCCCCGGGCCAAGCGGGAGCGCGAGGCCGAggaggagccggagccggagccggagccgacAG TGAGATATGGCCGATTTGACCCCGAGGACCGGCGCAGCAGACACTGCCCATACCTGGACACTATTAACAG GAGTGTTCTGGACTTTGACTTTGAGAAGCTGTGCTCCATCTCACTCTCGCATATAAATGTCTATGCTTGCCTGGTGTGTGGGAAATACTTCCAGG GCCGTGGGTTGAAGTCTCATGCTTACATTCACAGCGTACAGTTCAGCCATCACGTCTTTCTGAACCTCCACACGCTCAAGTTCTACTGTCTGCCAGACAACTACGAGATCATTGACTCCTCGCTGGAGGACATCACT TATGTGTTGAAGCCCACTTTCACCAAGCAGCAAATTGCCAATTTGGACAAACAAGCCAAACTTTCGCGGGCATATGATGGCACCACTTACCTGCCTGGCATTGTGGGGCTGAACAACATCAAGGCCAATGACTATGCCAATGCAGTACTCCAG GCCCTGTCTAACGTCCCACCTCTGCGGAACTACTTCCTGGAGGAGGAGAACTACAGGAACATCAAGCGCCCACCAGGGGACATCATGTTCCTGCTCGTCCAGAGGTTTGGAGAGCTGATGAGGAAGCTGTGGAACCCCCGAAATTTCAAGGCTCACGTCTCTCCCCATGAAATGCTGCAGGCCGTGGTCCTGTGCAGTAAGAAGACCTTCCAGATTACCAAGCAAG GTGATGGCGTTGACTTCCTCTCCTGGTTTCTAAATGCCTTGCACTCTGCTCTTGGTgggacaaagaagaagaaaaaga CCATTGTGACCGACGTGTTCCAAGGCTCCATGCGGATCTTTACCAAAAAGCTTCCGCACCCTGACCTG CcagcagaggagaaggagcagctgctgcaaaatgACGAGTACCAGGAGACAATGGTGGAATCCACCTTCATGTACCTGACCCTCGACCTCCCCACCGCTCCGCTGTACAAGGACGAGAAGGAGCAGCTGATCATCCCCCAGGTGCCGCTCTTCAACATCCTGGCCAAGTTCAACGGCATCACTGAGAAG GAGTATAAAACCTACAAGGAGAATTTCCTCAAGCGTTTCCAGCTGACCAAGCTGCCTCCCTACCTCATCTTCTGCATCAAGAGGTTCACCAAGAACAACTTCTTTGTGGAGAAGAACCCCACTATCGTCAACTTCCCCATCAC GAACGTGGATCTCCGGGAGTACCTGTCCGAGGAGGTGCAGGCCGTGCACAAGAACACCACCTATGACCTTATCGCCAACATCGTGCATGATGGGAAACCCACCGAGGGCTCCTACAGAATTCACGTGCTGCATCACGTGCGTGACCAAAGGGGTGGGGTTCAGGGTCTGCTGGACACTGTGGGGGCTGGAGTAGCATGCACAGCTCCCCTCGTCCCTGCTAGCCCAGTGGCTTGCAGTGTTCCCTTGGGGTGTGACTGCTCTAGTCTCTGGGGGATTTAG
- the C26H2orf68 gene encoding UPF0561 protein C2orf68 homolog isoform X4, which yields MGHTRDGEEGERSPLRGCRGRPRGIVGETRGLVPGRGAGGWVRLPRLPALGRAGPGAGLRARRRRSPALGEAGADGRGAGGGAGPGLGRLPAGGAARHEPRLRAAHPAEPDRQVEWTQPVAWSMRGLARAAPAPSQIPAAQSSSASSMRPTAARSPRSLYTRMTAPRR from the exons ATGGGGCACACGCGGGATGGAGAGGAGGGTGAACGGTCTCCGCTccgggggtgcagggggcgccCCCGGGGGATTGTGGGGGAGACGCGGGGGCtggtcccggggcggggggccgggggctgggtcCGTCTCCCGCGGCTGCCCGCGCTCGgccgggcggggccgggggcgggtcTCAGGGCCCGGCGCCGCCGCTCTCCGGCGCTGGGCGAGGCGGGGGCCGATGGACGCGGGGCCGGAGGCGGAGCGGGGCCCGGCCTGGGGCGGCTGCCGGCCGGGGGGGCGGCTCGACATGAGCCACGGCTTCGTGCGGCACATCCGGCGGAACCAGATCGCCAG GTCGAGTGGACCCAGCCTGTGGCCTGGAGTATGAGGGGTCTAGCGAGAGCAGCTCCAGCACCGAGCCAGATCCCCgcagcacagagctcttctgcctCGAGTATGAGGCCGACAGCGGCGAGGTCACCTCGGTCATTGTACACCAG GATGACAGCCCCGAGGAGGTGA